A region of Bacteroidota bacterium DNA encodes the following proteins:
- a CDS encoding DUF4296 domain-containing protein: MIKLFYKYALIALVISISACAQTETKPSPFFDRKQMGDIITDVHLAEAKVNALVLSGDTLNKSMLAHYDFIYKKHNITEKAFKDNYNYYLENPVLLDSVYADVLVNCAQMQLAK, translated from the coding sequence ATGATAAAATTATTTTACAAATATGCACTAATTGCATTAGTAATTTCAATATCGGCTTGCGCACAAACCGAAACTAAGCCCAGTCCTTTCTTTGACAGGAAACAAATGGGCGATATAATAACCGATGTGCATTTGGCCGAAGCCAAAGTAAATGCCCTTGTTTTAAGTGGCGATACCTTAAATAAAAGCATGTTGGCTCACTACGATTTTATTTATAAAAAACACAATATAACCGAAAAGGCATTTAAAGATAATTATAACTATTATTTAGAAAACCCTGTTTTGTTGGATAGCGTGTATGCGGATGTGCTGGTTAATTGCGCACAAATGCAACTGGCTAAATAG
- the rdgB gene encoding RdgB/HAM1 family non-canonical purine NTP pyrophosphatase, protein MELIFASHNQNKVKEINALLGEGFTVKSLSDIAYTQDIIEDGATLEANALIKARTIYKHTQKNCFADDTGLLVTALQGAPGVYSARYAGAQKNDSDNMDLLLKNLATETDRSARFVTIIALIIEGKEFLFEGTLHGNIITEKIGSNGFGYDPVFMPVDQNRTLAQMELSEKNTISHRARAFDKMKTFLHQNYQTNTAL, encoded by the coding sequence ATGGAACTGATATTTGCATCGCATAACCAAAACAAGGTAAAGGAAATTAATGCCCTGTTGGGTGAGGGTTTTACGGTAAAATCGCTGAGCGATATAGCTTATACGCAAGATATAATAGAAGACGGAGCCACTTTGGAGGCTAATGCTTTGATTAAAGCCCGAACCATATACAAGCATACACAAAAAAACTGTTTTGCAGACGATACGGGGTTATTGGTAACAGCCCTGCAAGGTGCACCCGGTGTATATAGTGCCCGTTACGCAGGCGCACAAAAAAACGACTCTGACAATATGGATTTATTGCTAAAAAATCTGGCTACTGAAACGGACCGCTCGGCCAGGTTTGTAACCATTATAGCCCTTATTATTGAAGGTAAGGAGTTTTTGTTTGAAGGCACTTTACACGGAAACATTATTACCGAAAAAATTGGAAGCAATGGCTTTGGGTACGACCCTGTTTTTATGCCTGTTGACCAAAACAGAACGCTGGCACAAATGGAATTAAGCGAAAAAAATACCATTAGCCACCGGGCAAGGGCTTTTGATAAAATGAAAACCTTTTTGCACCAAAACTACCAAACCAATACTGCCTTATAA
- a CDS encoding branched-chain amino acid aminotransferase: MTTSIKINKNTQTRINLCDFNNIEFGKIFSDHMFRVDYENGAWQTGEIIPYGDISFSPALSSLHYGQAIFEGMKAFKDEKGNPQLFRPDANFERFNLSAERMGMPTIPEELFMGGLNELVKLDRDWIPTKEGSALYLRPFMFATDDFVGVRPSNNYSFIIFCCPVNSYYPKPIKVKVEEKYTRAFDGMAGSAKAAGNYGISMRPTIEAKKEGFDQIIWTDGREHKYVEESGTTNLFFVLNDKTVITPALDGNILKGVTRDSCIKLLKAEGYTVEERHISIDEVAAAARAGELTDAFGTGTAALIAKIETIAYKQERFELPDPAQRKVSNWLYKTLGEIQTSKIEDKYNWIVKCN, translated from the coding sequence ATGACAACAAGCATCAAAATTAACAAAAACACACAAACAAGAATCAATCTTTGTGATTTTAATAATATAGAGTTCGGAAAAATATTCTCCGATCATATGTTTAGGGTTGATTATGAAAATGGTGCGTGGCAAACTGGCGAAATAATTCCTTACGGAGATATTAGTTTTTCACCTGCTTTATCGAGCCTGCATTATGGCCAAGCCATTTTTGAAGGTATGAAAGCTTTTAAAGATGAAAAAGGTAACCCGCAGTTATTCCGCCCCGATGCTAATTTTGAACGTTTTAATTTGTCAGCAGAAAGAATGGGTATGCCTACCATTCCCGAAGAACTTTTTATGGGTGGCTTAAACGAACTGGTAAAATTAGACAGAGATTGGATTCCTACCAAAGAAGGAAGCGCTTTGTACTTACGCCCGTTTATGTTTGCTACCGATGATTTTGTGGGTGTGCGCCCGAGCAATAATTACTCATTTATTATATTCTGTTGCCCCGTTAACAGCTATTACCCAAAACCAATTAAAGTAAAAGTAGAAGAAAAATATACCCGTGCTTTTGATGGCATGGCAGGTTCAGCCAAAGCAGCCGGAAACTACGGTATAAGCATGCGCCCAACCATTGAAGCTAAAAAAGAAGGTTTTGACCAGATTATTTGGACAGACGGACGCGAGCATAAATATGTAGAAGAGTCTGGTACCACCAATTTGTTTTTTGTGTTAAACGATAAAACAGTTATTACTCCCGCTTTAGACGGTAATATATTAAAAGGGGTAACCCGCGATAGTTGTATTAAGCTATTAAAAGCAGAAGGTTATACGGTAGAGGAAAGACATATTAGTATAGACGAAGTAGCTGCTGCTGCCCGTGCAGGTGAGTTAACCGATGCATTTGGAACCGGAACTGCTGCTTTAATTGCTAAAATTGAAACCATAGCTTACAAACAAGAGCGTTTTGAATTACCTGATCCAGCACAAAGAAAAGTATCTAACTGGTTGTACAAAACCTTAGGCGAAATTCAAACTTCGAAAATTGAAGATAAATACAACTGGATAGTTAAATGTAACTAA
- a CDS encoding PKD domain-containing protein, with protein sequence MKTLFLTAALLIGLLVNASAQNHNFTPNRNMVAKGKTTVYFVTENPEKYDWVRWDFGDGQMEFSINPAHVYDRVGIYDVKMIVSKGPKVDTICKKAFVTILPAGRTDIPGVIYENTLDVSNEQYQESITKKANEVSVGIDNNAIMVCNKTNTYSDVEIRDINGNIFTKTTIESYEDIKNIDTSNLPKGLYLVVINNNNKVEVSKVYIR encoded by the coding sequence ATGAAAACATTATTCCTTACCGCAGCACTTTTGATTGGCTTATTAGTAAATGCCTCAGCTCAAAACCATAACTTTACTCCTAACAGGAATATGGTAGCTAAAGGTAAAACCACCGTTTATTTTGTAACTGAAAATCCTGAAAAATACGACTGGGTTAGATGGGATTTTGGCGATGGACAAATGGAGTTTTCTATTAACCCTGCACACGTATACGACAGAGTTGGTATATATGATGTAAAAATGATTGTATCGAAAGGACCGAAAGTAGATACCATTTGCAAAAAAGCGTTTGTTACCATATTACCGGCAGGCAGAACTGATATACCGGGAGTTATATATGAAAACACGCTTGATGTAAGCAATGAGCAATACCAGGAAAGCATCACTAAAAAAGCCAACGAGGTTTCGGTGGGTATTGATAACAATGCCATTATGGTTTGCAACAAAACCAATACATACAGCGATGTGGAGATTAGAGATATAAATGGTAATATATTTACTAAAACAACCATTGAAAGCTACGAAGACATTAAAAATATTGATACCAGCAATTTACCAAAAGGTTTGTATTTGGTAGTAATTAACAACAACAATAAAGTAGAAGTTAGTAAAGTATATATAAGATAA